From a single Larimichthys crocea isolate SSNF chromosome XIII, L_crocea_2.0, whole genome shotgun sequence genomic region:
- the snip1 gene encoding smad nuclear-interacting protein 1, with translation MTKEKRHRRRESPERESKVKVKQEKLSPLRPQTSRRSRSRSSGNSSPPRRRTSRSPARTRDRSPPRRETSPARREPSPARRGSRSPRNRRSPHRGADVKIKQERDEHRPSGDERRRRNDQPEERRSRWESDRPRERDRGGDRHRERGALASQQAERQQHDERRRENRQRREENQEQNFGGSEGGIDDPNDPPVEKEKPNFELSGALTEDTNTFRGVVIKYNEPPEARIPKRRWRLYPFKNDEPLPVMYIHRQSAYLLGRQRKIADIPIDHPSCSKQHAVFQYRLVEFTRKDGTSGRRVRPYIIDLGSGNGTYLNNQRIDAQRYYELKEKDVIKFGFSSREYVLLHEFSDTTEVDAKQGEEEDDEGLDE, from the exons atgacCAAAGAGAAGCGACACAGGAGGAGGGAGTCTCCGGAGCGGGAGTCCAAAGTGAAGGTGAAGCAGGAGAAGCTCAGCCCGCTTAGGCCACAGACATCACGCCGCTCCCGGTCGAGATCCAGCGGCAACTCGAGTCCACCGAGGAGGAGAACGAGCAG GTCACCTGCCAGGACGAGGGATCGCTCACCGCCCAGAAGAGAGACGTCACCGGCCAGAAGAGAGCCGTCTCCCGCCAGACGAGGCAGCAGGTCGCCGAGGAACAGGAGAAGTCCTCACCGTGGCGCCGATGTCAAAATAAAGCAG GAACGGGATGAACATCGGCCTAGTGGTGACGAGCGGAGGAGAAGAAATGACCAGCCAGAGGAGAGACGGAGCAGATGGGAGTCAGACAGACCGCGGGAGAGAGACCGCGgcggagacagacacagagagcgCGGCGCGCTCGCCTCCCAGCAAGCCGAGAGGCAACAGCACGATGAGCGGCGCAGGGAAAACCGTCAGCGGCGCGAAGAAAACCAAGAGCAGAATTTTGGAGGGTCTGAGGGAGGGATAGACGACCCAAATGACCCGCCTGTCGAGAAAGAGAAGCCCAACTTTGAGCTGTCGGGGGCACTAACAGAAGATACAAACACATTCCGGGGGGTGGTGATCAAATACAACGAGCCGCCCGAGGCTCGCATTCCCAAGCGCAGATGGCGACTGTACCCGTTCAAGAATGACGAACCCCTTCCAGTCATGTACATTCACAGACAGAGTGCCTATTTGTTGGGGCGGCAGAGAAAAATCGCTGATATTCCCATCGACCACCCATCCTGCTCCAAGCAACATGCAGTGTTCCAGTATAG ACTGGTGGAGTTTACGCGTAAAGACGGCACATCAGGCCGCAGGGTGAGGCCTTACATCATCGACCTGGGTTCCGGCAACGGCACCTACCTGAACAACCAGCGCATAGATGCCCAGCGCTACTACGAGCTCAAAGAAAAGGACGTCATCAAGTTTGGCTTCAGCAGCCGCGAGTACGTCCTCCTGCACGAGTTCTCAGACACGACCGAGGTGGACGCCaagcagggagaggaagaagacgacGAGGGCCTTGATGAGTAA
- the dnali1 gene encoding axonemal dynein light intermediate polypeptide 1: MIPPAESLLKYENPVLISKTTDKKSPKGRPLRVSPQQPASTSPVPPPPKPKSATYDATRQVNEEILNAILPPREWMEGNQLWVQQVSSAPCTRSDVIQLEELLDIKIQQRQARNTGICPVRRELYSQCFDELIRQVTINCAERGLLLLRVRDEIQMTIDAYQTLLESSVAFGIRKALQAEQGKADMNRRISELENEKQDLMKELNEQKAQHESHEKREREKRQIEEKKHNEEIQCLKRANQQLKSHLEEIVTPKK, translated from the exons ATGATTCCACCAGCCGAGTCTCTCCTGAAATATGAAAATCCAGTTTTGATCAGCAAAACCACAGACAAGAAGTCACCGAAG GGACGCCCTTTGAGAGTGAGTCCTCAACAGCCTGCCAGCACAAGCCCTGTCCCACCACCTCCCAAACCAAAATCTGCCACTTACGATGCCACCAGGCAGGTAAATGAGGAGATCCTGAACGCCATCCTCCCACCCAG GGAATGGATGGAGGGAAACCAACTGTGGGTGCAGCAAGTGTCCAGTGCACCTTGTACAAGATCAGATGTTATTCAGCTAGAGGAGCTGCTGGATATAAAGATACAGCAAAGGCAGGCCAGGAACACAGGAATCTGTCCTGTACGCAGGGAGCTGTATTCCCAgtgttttg ATGAGCTGATCAGACAGGTGACCATCAACTGTGCTGAGAGGGGCCTGCTGTTGTTGAGGGTTCGGGACGAGATTCAAATGACTATTGACGCCTATCAGACACTGCTCGAAAGCAGCGTGGCTTTTGGTATAAGGAAAGCACTGCAGGCCGAGCAGGGAAAGGCTGACATGAATAGAAGA ATTTCTGAACTGGAGAATGAGAAACAAGATCTGATGAAGGAATTAAACGAACAGAAAGCTCAGCATGAGTCACATGAAAAGAGAGAACGTGAAAAGCGACAGATAGAAGAGAAGAAGCACAACGAAGAGATTCAGTGTCTTAAGAGAGCCAACCAGCAGCTCAAG agccATCTGGAAGAGATCGTGACACCAAAGAAGTAA